A window from Streptomyces sp. NBC_00271 encodes these proteins:
- a CDS encoding helix-turn-helix transcriptional regulator, producing the protein MSQRPADTGAVDSGNRIPVVVQAPDPISRAGVRSQLAQHPVIDLLDSAEAGPGTVAVLVNEGPDETTLSRLRRLVRSDGARAVLVVNAIREAELLDVIECGVGAIVWRHEASAHRLVQAVLAAARGDGDLPADLLGRLITQVGSLQRTASGQTGVPLSGLVPREIDVLRLVAEGLDTGEIASKLSYSERTVKNVMHGLTTRLHLRNRAHAVAYALREGYI; encoded by the coding sequence GTGTCACAGCGGCCCGCCGACACCGGTGCGGTGGATTCCGGAAACCGCATACCGGTGGTGGTCCAGGCACCCGACCCGATCTCCCGGGCCGGGGTGCGCAGCCAGTTGGCGCAGCACCCGGTGATCGACCTCCTCGACAGCGCGGAGGCCGGGCCCGGCACCGTGGCCGTCCTGGTCAACGAGGGACCGGACGAGACCACGCTGTCCCGGCTGCGCCGACTCGTACGCAGCGACGGGGCGCGTGCCGTGCTGGTGGTGAACGCGATCCGCGAGGCCGAGCTGCTCGACGTCATCGAGTGCGGTGTCGGGGCCATCGTCTGGCGCCACGAGGCCAGTGCGCACCGGTTGGTACAGGCTGTGCTCGCGGCCGCGCGGGGCGACGGGGATCTGCCGGCGGATCTGCTGGGACGCCTCATCACTCAGGTGGGATCGCTCCAGCGCACCGCATCCGGCCAGACCGGAGTTCCGCTCTCCGGCCTGGTGCCGCGCGAAATCGATGTACTGAGGCTCGTCGCCGAGGGGCTGGACACCGGGGAGATAGCGAGCAAGCTCTCCTACTCCGAACGTACCGTCAAGAACGTGATGCACGGACTGACCACCCGGCTCCATCTGCGCAATCGCGCCCACGCCGTGGCCTATGCGCTCAGGGAAGGCTACATCTGA
- a CDS encoding DUF4255 domain-containing protein, whose protein sequence is MIHEVDEVLKGLLRSGALAGSGIEVAFDAPSREWAARRNAPAINAYLYDIREDVRRRERGAMAVRDERGIVLRRRQPPRWFRLSYLVTAWTKQPQDEHRLLSAVLATLLPHEILPPHALPDALAALGLSVPLSVANLHTESRSLAEIWSALGGELKPSLDLVVTAPFPSFPEYDAGPPVTEGAGVRVRGMDGTLEGSPERRHRARHLTSTTAADTAPGTELPAGDHPVAEDRNGEKRAK, encoded by the coding sequence GTGATTCACGAGGTGGACGAGGTCCTCAAAGGGCTGCTCAGGAGCGGTGCGCTGGCCGGTTCCGGCATCGAGGTCGCCTTCGACGCGCCGAGCCGCGAGTGGGCCGCCCGCCGCAACGCGCCCGCCATCAACGCCTACTTGTACGACATCCGTGAGGACGTGCGGCGTCGTGAGCGCGGCGCCATGGCCGTGCGGGACGAACGCGGCATCGTGCTGCGCCGCCGCCAGCCGCCCCGCTGGTTCCGGCTGTCGTATCTCGTGACGGCCTGGACCAAGCAGCCGCAGGACGAACACCGGCTGCTGTCGGCGGTGTTGGCGACACTGCTCCCGCACGAGATCCTGCCCCCGCACGCACTGCCCGACGCGCTGGCAGCACTGGGGCTGTCCGTGCCGCTCTCGGTGGCGAATCTGCACACCGAGTCCCGGTCCCTCGCGGAGATCTGGTCCGCGCTCGGCGGCGAGTTGAAGCCGTCGCTGGATCTGGTGGTGACCGCGCCGTTCCCGTCGTTCCCGGAGTACGACGCCGGGCCGCCGGTCACGGAGGGCGCGGGCGTGCGCGTACGCGGGATGGACGGAACCCTGGAGGGCTCGCCCGAACGGCGGCACCGGGCACGGCACTTGACCTCCACGACCGCGGCCGACACGGCCCCGGGCACGGAGCTCCCGGCCGGGGACCACCCGGTCGCGGAGGATCGAAACGGAGAGAAGCGAGCGAAGTGA
- a CDS encoding ATP-binding protein, whose product MDDTSPATAFEGSADALLLRVSRLREQVALLVEHRSATDPTAADPLRGLYLSEDAVRHLLEPAGQDPAPENWGSERGDRLDLLAGRLGLTELDVRILLIALAPDLDRTFEPLYGYLNDDVSRRRATTGLALDLCGLPAHRAEARARFHPSAPLPALGLIVVEEPERPFLSRSLRVPDRLIAHLLGDETLDAALTGHVHRLRAPVRGEQYDEVFLRRLADRLAAAPLTVYLREHRAGDGLACAAGALRDVSGQEALHFAPDRTAGQEPIADLLREARLRDCAIVVSPLPEDPAPLMRALAVDDVSVLFTDPRPYDPHWCDHRDPLVLDAPRLRSGAVDAWAVALGTGVDSETSAQVAPVPEPAPGFDLAPVVAPYRLGGDRILRAARAAQRLAVFEGTALTPAHLRLAARQQSASGLERHARRIRPDVGWEDLVLPDKPLVQLHELALRARHRDQVLGDWRLSAGGGRGRGVLGLFAGDSGTGKTLSAEVVAAELGLDLYVVQLSSIVDKYVGETEKNLERIFTEADRTDAVLLFDEADSVFGKRSEVKDSHDRYANMESSYLLQRLESFDGIALLTTNLRANIDEAFTRRLDLVIDFPFPDAGQRLALWQHALTHVPCAEDTDPGAVARDFELAGGSIRSAVVTAAYGAAGRGAPVDTADLLDGARREYRKAGRLVPGEGTW is encoded by the coding sequence ATCGACGACACTTCACCCGCCACCGCCTTCGAGGGATCGGCCGACGCGCTCCTGCTCCGGGTGTCCCGGCTCCGCGAGCAGGTGGCGCTGCTGGTCGAACACCGCAGCGCGACCGATCCCACCGCGGCCGACCCGCTGCGCGGCCTGTATCTGTCCGAGGACGCGGTACGGCATCTGCTGGAGCCGGCCGGTCAGGACCCCGCTCCCGAGAACTGGGGCTCCGAGCGGGGCGACCGGCTGGATCTGCTGGCCGGGCGGCTCGGGCTGACCGAGCTGGACGTCCGGATCCTGCTCATCGCGCTGGCCCCGGACCTCGACCGTACCTTCGAGCCGCTGTACGGCTACCTCAACGACGACGTCAGCCGCCGCCGGGCCACCACCGGGCTCGCGCTCGACCTGTGCGGACTTCCGGCACACCGTGCCGAGGCACGGGCCCGGTTCCATCCCTCGGCACCGCTGCCCGCACTGGGCCTGATCGTCGTCGAGGAACCCGAACGCCCTTTTCTGAGCAGGTCGTTGCGCGTACCCGACCGGCTCATCGCGCACCTGCTGGGCGACGAGACCCTGGACGCCGCGCTGACCGGCCATGTCCACCGGCTCCGGGCGCCGGTGCGGGGCGAGCAGTACGACGAGGTCTTCCTGCGCAGGCTCGCCGACCGGCTGGCGGCCGCCCCGCTCACCGTCTATCTGCGCGAACACCGGGCGGGAGACGGTCTCGCCTGTGCCGCGGGCGCGCTGCGCGACGTATCGGGGCAGGAGGCGCTCCACTTCGCTCCGGACAGGACCGCCGGGCAGGAGCCGATCGCCGACCTGCTCCGCGAGGCCCGGCTGCGTGACTGCGCGATCGTCGTGTCGCCGCTGCCGGAGGATCCCGCCCCGTTGATGCGGGCGCTGGCGGTGGACGACGTGTCCGTGCTGTTCACCGATCCGCGTCCGTACGATCCGCACTGGTGCGACCATCGCGATCCGCTCGTCCTGGACGCGCCCCGCCTGCGTTCAGGAGCGGTGGACGCGTGGGCGGTGGCGCTCGGCACCGGGGTCGACAGCGAGACTTCCGCTCAGGTCGCACCCGTACCGGAACCCGCCCCCGGCTTCGACCTCGCCCCGGTGGTCGCGCCGTACCGGCTCGGTGGTGACCGGATCCTGCGCGCCGCTCGTGCCGCGCAGCGCCTCGCCGTGTTCGAAGGTACCGCGCTGACCCCCGCTCATCTGCGGCTGGCCGCCCGGCAGCAGTCCGCCTCCGGGCTGGAGCGGCACGCCCGCCGGATCCGTCCGGACGTCGGCTGGGAGGATCTCGTCCTGCCCGACAAACCGCTGGTGCAACTGCACGAGTTGGCATTGCGCGCCCGCCACCGTGACCAGGTGCTCGGCGACTGGCGGCTGAGCGCGGGCGGCGGGCGGGGCCGGGGCGTCCTCGGCCTCTTCGCGGGTGATTCCGGCACCGGCAAGACCCTGTCCGCGGAGGTCGTGGCCGCCGAACTCGGCCTCGACCTCTACGTCGTACAGCTCTCCTCGATCGTCGACAAGTACGTCGGCGAGACGGAGAAGAACCTGGAACGCATCTTCACGGAGGCGGACCGCACCGACGCCGTGCTCCTCTTCGACGAGGCGGACTCCGTGTTCGGCAAGCGGTCCGAGGTCAAGGACTCGCACGACAGGTACGCCAACATGGAGAGCTCCTATCTGCTCCAGCGGCTGGAGTCCTTCGACGGCATCGCGCTGCTCACGACCAATCTGCGCGCCAACATCGACGAGGCGTTCACCCGCCGTCTCGACCTCGTGATCGACTTCCCGTTCCCGGACGCCGGCCAGCGGCTGGCCCTGTGGCAGCACGCCCTGACCCATGTGCCGTGCGCCGAGGACACCGATCCGGGGGCCGTCGCCCGTGACTTCGAGCTGGCCGGTGGTTCGATCCGCAGCGCCGTGGTCACGGCCGCCTACGGCGCCGCCGGCCGCGGTGCGCCGGTCGACACGGCCGACCTCCTGGACGGCGCGCGCCGCGAGTACCGGAAGGCGGGCCGGCTGGTGCCGGGCGAGGGCACCTGGTAG
- a CDS encoding Arc family DNA-binding protein, with the protein MIRFSLRIPADLHEQVTAQAAADRRSLNSEILHLLEAALTALRPDAGSPSGDPASPAPLRGKPDSSPA; encoded by the coding sequence ATGATTCGTTTCTCACTCCGGATCCCGGCAGACCTACACGAACAGGTGACCGCTCAGGCCGCTGCGGACCGGCGGTCCCTCAACTCCGAGATCCTGCACCTCCTGGAGGCCGCCCTCACCGCTCTCCGGCCGGACGCCGGATCGCCCAGCGGCGATCCGGCTTCCCCTGCCCCGCTCCGCGGGAAACCGGATTCCTCCCCGGCCTGA
- a CDS encoding RNA-guided endonuclease InsQ/TnpB family protein — protein MTTPGEADGAGYARYTYRLRVSSSARTALEAEWDRCRWIWNECVAKSKAVHLHNKTTGEKRTCGPAQLDRMLTGARERTSWLREGSSVPQQQLIRDFGRSRAKAHKDIREGLPQRQRAGMPGWKKKREALPTLNYTRRGFRLKDGRLHVAGGIVLSVVWSRSLPGEPSSVRVYRDSVGHWYCSFVVPAEVRPLPKTGRVLGVDWGVKQTATTTSNAHDLPHAQHGRKAQTRLTRYDRMMARRRPKKGQAASKGYREAKKWRAKTYAKIARQRQDAGRKWAKKVVTDHDAIAVEDFRPKFLARSSMAPKAADAAIGATKKALIEMGRKHGRDIRLVHPAHTTMDCASCGARTKHALPLSERTYTCTACGVVSPRDKNSARVMLVRAGLNPAGVEGVRPPGALLPEAA, from the coding sequence ATGACGACACCCGGTGAAGCCGATGGGGCCGGGTACGCCCGGTACACCTACCGGCTTCGCGTGTCGTCGAGTGCCCGTACCGCGCTGGAGGCGGAGTGGGACCGGTGCCGGTGGATCTGGAACGAGTGCGTCGCCAAGTCCAAGGCGGTCCACCTGCACAACAAAACCACGGGGGAGAAGCGGACCTGTGGCCCGGCGCAGCTCGACCGGATGCTGACCGGGGCGCGGGAGCGTACGTCGTGGCTGCGTGAGGGCAGCTCGGTTCCTCAGCAACAGCTGATCCGGGACTTCGGCAGGTCCCGCGCGAAGGCGCACAAGGACATTCGGGAGGGCCTGCCTCAGCGGCAGCGGGCTGGTATGCCGGGGTGGAAGAAGAAGCGCGAGGCGTTGCCGACGCTGAACTACACCCGGCGCGGGTTCCGGCTGAAGGACGGCCGCCTGCATGTGGCAGGTGGGATCGTGCTGTCGGTGGTGTGGTCGCGCAGCCTGCCGGGTGAGCCCTCCTCGGTGCGTGTATACCGGGACAGTGTCGGGCACTGGTACTGCTCGTTCGTGGTTCCCGCCGAGGTGCGGCCGCTGCCGAAGACCGGCCGGGTGCTCGGCGTGGACTGGGGCGTGAAGCAGACCGCGACCACCACCTCCAACGCCCACGACCTGCCGCACGCCCAGCACGGCCGCAAGGCGCAGACCCGGCTGACGCGTTACGACCGGATGATGGCCCGCCGCCGGCCGAAGAAGGGGCAGGCCGCCTCGAAGGGCTACCGCGAGGCGAAGAAGTGGCGGGCGAAGACCTACGCGAAGATCGCCCGGCAGCGCCAGGATGCCGGCCGCAAATGGGCGAAGAAGGTCGTGACCGACCACGACGCCATCGCTGTCGAGGACTTCAGGCCGAAGTTTCTTGCCAGGTCCTCGATGGCGCCCAAGGCGGCGGACGCCGCGATCGGCGCCACGAAGAAGGCTCTGATCGAGATGGGCCGCAAGCACGGACGGGACATCCGTCTCGTGCATCCCGCGCACACCACCATGGACTGCGCATCGTGCGGAGCGAGAACCAAGCACGCACTGCCGTTGTCCGAACGCACCTACACCTGCACCGCATGCGGAGTCGTCTCCCCCAGGGACAAGAACTCCGCCCGCGTGATGCTCGTCCGGGCAGGTCTGAACCCGGCTGGTGTCGAGGGTGTAAGACCACCGGGAGCGCTGCTCCCAGAGGCAGCCTGA
- a CDS encoding hydrolase → MSLWTSLEPASSTVDPGGSTKVRLRLRNTGDVVDEYRFEPVGDVAPWTVVEPQTLRLYPGTTGTVELTFSPPRSPDAVAGPNPFAVRITPTEHPEATTVPEGNLTITPFTEVRAELVPPTVKGRFRGRPKLAVDNLGNTRLTASISGSDNGDHLSYDIHPSNVQIEPGRAAFVKATLKPRQIIWFGSKEQRPYTLAIQRSGIGPQPVEGTYVQRGFLPRWLATFLGVFMALAITFVMLWIAYKPSVRTSATEKLQEAGISTLPPSPSASVAPPTPPSPSAQAPVVPSAPETQAASGSGGGGGGSTETKPKESATPQEETAATAVAQLAAQDPGRHICYRAYLTDKGWTKPVCDGAMAGTVGQNRPIKSLNLATSDTGGTAATAFVYYPQSTDGKGHYNGPWKGVVDGTDLYIGSTKKDDPYMLGFAMNVGESKSVVCQTAHVHNEGWHGLGCDEPGGDNYIFGGTLSNLLWLAAVKFTV, encoded by the coding sequence GTGAGCCTTTGGACTTCGCTGGAGCCTGCCTCCAGCACTGTGGATCCCGGTGGCAGCACCAAGGTGCGGTTGCGTTTGCGCAACACCGGTGACGTGGTGGATGAGTACCGGTTCGAGCCGGTGGGTGATGTGGCGCCGTGGACGGTGGTGGAGCCGCAGACGCTGCGGCTCTATCCGGGGACGACGGGGACGGTGGAGTTGACGTTCTCGCCACCCCGTTCTCCCGACGCGGTGGCGGGTCCGAATCCGTTTGCGGTGCGGATCACGCCGACGGAGCATCCGGAGGCCACGACGGTTCCGGAGGGGAATCTGACGATCACGCCGTTCACGGAGGTGCGGGCGGAGTTGGTGCCGCCGACGGTGAAGGGGCGTTTTCGTGGGCGGCCGAAGCTGGCGGTGGACAATCTGGGCAATACGAGGCTGACGGCGTCGATCAGTGGCAGTGACAACGGCGATCATCTGTCGTACGACATCCATCCCAGCAATGTGCAGATCGAGCCGGGTCGTGCGGCGTTCGTGAAGGCGACGTTGAAGCCGCGGCAGATCATCTGGTTCGGGTCGAAGGAGCAGCGGCCGTACACGCTGGCGATCCAGCGTTCGGGTATAGGGCCGCAGCCGGTGGAGGGTACGTATGTGCAGCGCGGGTTCCTGCCGCGTTGGCTTGCCACGTTCTTGGGTGTGTTCATGGCGCTCGCGATCACGTTCGTGATGCTGTGGATCGCGTACAAGCCCTCCGTGCGCACGTCCGCCACGGAGAAGCTCCAGGAAGCCGGCATCAGCACGCTCCCGCCCAGCCCCTCGGCCTCCGTCGCGCCACCCACGCCTCCCTCACCCAGCGCCCAGGCCCCGGTCGTGCCCTCGGCGCCCGAGACACAGGCCGCGAGCGGTTCCGGCGGGGGCGGCGGAGGCTCGACCGAGACCAAGCCGAAGGAGTCGGCCACACCACAGGAGGAGACGGCGGCGACCGCCGTGGCGCAACTGGCCGCACAGGACCCCGGACGGCACATCTGCTACCGGGCCTATCTGACGGACAAGGGCTGGACCAAACCGGTGTGCGACGGTGCCATGGCCGGCACGGTGGGTCAGAACCGCCCGATCAAGTCACTCAACCTCGCCACGTCCGACACCGGCGGCACCGCTGCCACCGCCTTCGTCTACTACCCCCAGTCGACCGACGGCAAGGGGCACTACAACGGGCCGTGGAAGGGCGTGGTCGACGGCACCGACCTCTACATCGGCAGCACCAAGAAGGACGACCCGTACATGCTGGGCTTCGCCATGAACGTCGGCGAGAGCAAGAGCGTCGTCTGCCAGACCGCGCACGTCCACAACGAGGGCTGGCACGGCCTGGGTTGCGACGAGCCCGGCGGGGACAACTACATCTTCGGCGGGACCCTGAGCAACCTGCTCTGGCTCGCGGCCGTCAAGTTCACCGTTTGA
- a CDS encoding RICIN domain-containing protein yields the protein MSLWTSLEPASSTVDPGGSTKVRLRLRNTGDVVDEYRFEPVGDVAPWTVVEPQTLRLYPGTTGTVELTFSPPRSPDAVAGPNPFAVRITPTEHPEATTVPEGNLTITPFTEVRAELVPPTVKGRFRGRPKLAVDNLGNTRLTASISGSDNGDHLSYDIHPSNVQIEPGRAAFVKATLKPRQIIWFGSKEQRPYTLAIQRSGMGPQPVEGTYVQRGFLPRWLATFLGVFMALAITFVMLWIAYKPSVRTSATEKLQEAGISTLPAPTPSLSQAPSSAPADVPAAPSQPQQTPESGGGGGGGGGAEASPKATKKTATGPLPANNIVLRNPTTKKCADIPGYDKGLVNGPVREFTCDGTTHDNQLWNLEVREKGGGPEKSDLFQIRNVKDQMCMDLPDYGAKPAQTGVFEFQCDGTTADNQLWWIDKQDDGHYWIRNYSSNHLCLDVAGFSTGGNDTPLTIYYCSKTDDQEWDIVHPS from the coding sequence GTGAGCCTTTGGACTTCGCTGGAGCCTGCCTCCAGCACTGTGGATCCCGGTGGCAGCACCAAGGTGCGGTTGCGTTTGCGCAACACCGGTGACGTGGTGGATGAGTACCGGTTCGAGCCGGTGGGTGATGTGGCGCCGTGGACGGTGGTGGAGCCGCAGACGCTGCGGTTGTATCCGGGGACGACGGGGACGGTGGAGTTGACGTTCTCGCCACCCCGTTCTCCCGACGCGGTGGCGGGTCCGAATCCGTTTGCGGTGCGGATCACGCCGACGGAGCATCCGGAGGCCACGACGGTTCCGGAGGGGAATCTGACGATCACGCCGTTCACGGAGGTGCGGGCGGAGTTGGTGCCGCCGACGGTGAAGGGGCGTTTTCGTGGGCGGCCGAAGCTGGCGGTGGACAATCTGGGCAATACGAGGCTGACGGCGTCGATCAGTGGCAGTGACAACGGCGATCATCTGTCGTACGACATTCATCCCAGCAATGTGCAGATCGAGCCGGGTCGTGCGGCGTTCGTGAAGGCGACGTTGAAGCCGCGGCAGATCATCTGGTTCGGGTCGAAGGAGCAGCGGCCGTACACGCTGGCGATTCAGCGTTCGGGTATGGGGCCGCAGCCGGTGGAGGGTACGTATGTGCAGCGCGGGTTCCTGCCGCGTTGGCTTGCCACGTTCTTGGGTGTGTTCATGGCGCTCGCGATCACGTTCGTGATGCTGTGGATCGCGTACAAGCCCTCCGTGCGCACGTCCGCCACGGAGAAGCTCCAGGAAGCCGGCATCAGCACGCTCCCGGCACCCACCCCGTCCTTGTCGCAGGCGCCGAGTTCCGCGCCGGCGGACGTCCCGGCGGCTCCGTCCCAGCCGCAGCAGACGCCCGAGAGCGGTGGTGGTGGAGGGGGCGGCGGCGGAGCGGAGGCCAGTCCCAAGGCGACGAAGAAGACAGCGACCGGGCCGCTGCCCGCGAACAACATCGTGCTCAGGAACCCCACGACCAAGAAGTGCGCCGACATCCCGGGCTACGACAAGGGTTTGGTGAACGGCCCGGTCAGGGAGTTCACCTGCGACGGCACCACCCATGACAACCAGCTCTGGAACCTCGAAGTGCGCGAGAAGGGCGGCGGTCCCGAGAAGTCGGACCTCTTCCAGATCCGCAACGTCAAGGACCAGATGTGCATGGACCTGCCGGACTACGGCGCCAAGCCCGCACAGACGGGTGTGTTCGAGTTCCAGTGCGACGGCACGACCGCCGACAACCAGCTGTGGTGGATCGACAAACAGGACGACGGCCACTACTGGATCCGCAACTACTCCAGCAATCACCTGTGCCTGGACGTCGCCGGCTTCAGCACCGGTGGCAACGACACCCCGCTCACCATCTACTACTGCAGCAAGACCGACGACCAGGAATGGGACATCGTCCACCCGTCCTGA
- a CDS encoding eCIS core domain-containing protein — protein sequence MGPVSGPALLPGGGFSPSAVTALQRTAGNAAVAGLLAREAHEHGPACGHSAPVQRSAVHDVLRSTGSPLENGVRTEMEARLGADFSDVRLHTDTVAQRSAAEIGAHAYTSGSHVVIGPGGADKHTLAHELTHVVQQRQGPVAGTDNGNGLHMSDPGDSFEQAAEANAKRVMSGPVPLENRPASAGAAEAAPVQRAALPIQRARMVSGKIAFTNVANTYPAYFGKAQRVLQLLSEHKQIQDYLRGRPCDIVLEKRIKDAPAEVKDNGDEGVKVILAAYYFENYDIGYIVGMLSHEFGIHPLAEAKPQLLDEEQHLKGMPFPVPGLEEQPKFMNSDEAKQADHVLGAIPQGPRYGVYKAVTKEMAERLLQDAKGKVDGAKEQDVTDLLDCFLMDVASIAATNDNRLLGAPAKSGSEAVRNDIAKVYNRYRALLSADFPEESPIKPLFPPEKTPEAVKQDFLTLAARIAKGAAWAWSISN from the coding sequence GTGGGCCCGGTATCTGGACCCGCCCTGCTCCCCGGCGGCGGATTCTCCCCGTCGGCCGTGACCGCGCTCCAGCGCACCGCGGGCAACGCGGCGGTCGCCGGACTGCTGGCCCGGGAGGCTCACGAACACGGCCCGGCGTGCGGGCACTCCGCACCGGTGCAGCGATCGGCGGTCCATGACGTCCTGCGCAGCACGGGAAGCCCGCTCGAGAACGGGGTGCGGACAGAGATGGAGGCCCGTCTCGGCGCCGACTTCTCCGACGTACGCCTGCACACGGACACCGTCGCGCAGCGTTCCGCGGCCGAGATCGGTGCCCATGCGTACACCTCCGGCAGCCATGTGGTCATCGGCCCCGGGGGCGCCGACAAGCACACGCTCGCTCATGAACTCACGCATGTGGTCCAGCAGCGGCAGGGCCCCGTGGCGGGCACCGACAACGGCAACGGACTGCACATGTCCGACCCCGGGGACAGCTTCGAGCAAGCGGCCGAGGCCAACGCGAAACGCGTCATGTCCGGGCCGGTCCCACTGGAGAACCGGCCGGCCTCCGCCGGTGCGGCCGAAGCGGCTCCGGTGCAGCGCGCCGCACTGCCGATCCAGCGGGCCCGCATGGTCAGCGGGAAGATCGCGTTCACCAATGTGGCCAACACATACCCGGCGTACTTCGGCAAGGCCCAGCGCGTTCTTCAGCTGCTGTCGGAGCACAAGCAAATCCAGGACTACCTCCGCGGCCGCCCGTGCGACATCGTGCTGGAGAAACGGATCAAGGACGCTCCGGCCGAGGTCAAGGACAACGGGGACGAGGGCGTAAAAGTCATTCTCGCCGCGTACTACTTCGAGAACTACGACATCGGCTACATCGTCGGAATGCTCTCCCACGAGTTCGGCATACATCCCCTCGCGGAGGCAAAACCTCAACTCCTCGACGAGGAACAGCATCTGAAGGGGATGCCCTTCCCCGTGCCGGGTCTCGAGGAGCAGCCCAAGTTCATGAACTCGGACGAGGCGAAGCAGGCCGACCACGTGCTCGGCGCGATCCCGCAGGGCCCCCGCTACGGGGTCTACAAGGCGGTCACCAAGGAAATGGCGGAACGTCTCCTGCAGGACGCGAAGGGCAAGGTGGACGGCGCGAAGGAACAGGACGTGACCGACCTTCTGGACTGCTTCCTGATGGATGTCGCCTCCATCGCGGCGACGAATGACAACCGGCTCCTCGGAGCGCCCGCGAAGAGCGGATCGGAGGCGGTCCGCAATGACATCGCAAAGGTCTACAACCGCTACCGGGCCCTGCTGTCGGCCGACTTCCCCGAAGAATCGCCGATCAAGCCGCTCTTCCCTCCGGAG